The following coding sequences lie in one Miscanthus floridulus cultivar M001 chromosome 9, ASM1932011v1, whole genome shotgun sequence genomic window:
- the LOC136481264 gene encoding uncharacterized protein has product MAATSGSSVLPTHTAPSAPAYPASTKPSPNPRRRCLCICLLITLAFLAALAITLLVLFLTVLRVRDPTTRVVSTQLSGIAPRLTFPAVSLQLNITLLLVVSVHNPNPASFAYASGGHTDLTYRGVQVGAAEIDPGRIPSRGDGNVSLALTLQADRFASDLPQLLSDVEAGAVPLEAATRIPGKVNILGLFKRRAVAYSDCSFVFGVPEMRVRSQQCRDHTKL; this is encoded by the coding sequence ATGGCGGCCACCTCCGGCAGCAGCGTCCTCCCGACGCACACAGCCCCGTCCGCCCCCGCCTACCCTGCCTCCACCAAGCCCTCCCCGAACCCACGCCGGCGCTGCCTCTGCATCTGCCTCCTCATAACCCTCGCCttcctcgccgcgctcgccatcaCGCTGCTCGTCCTCTTCCTGACGGTCCTGCGCGTCCGCGACCCCACGACCCGCGTCGTCTCCACGCAGCTCTCCGGCATCGCCCCGCGCCTCACCTTCCCGGCCGTCTCGCTCCAGCTCAACATCACGCTCCTCCTCGTGGTGTCCGTGCACAACCCGAACCCGGCCTCGTTCGCGTACGCCTCGGGGGGCCACACGGACCTCACGTACCGGGGCGTCCAGGTCGGGGCCGCGGAGATCGACCCGGGCCGGATCCCGAGCCGCGGCGACGGCAACGTCAGCCTCGCGCTCACGCTCCAGGCCGACCGCTTCGCGTCCGACCTGCCACAGCTGCTCAGCGACGTCGAGGCCGGCGCCGTGCCGCTGGAGGCCGCCACCAGGATCCCCGGGAAGGTCAACATCCTGGGCCTGTTCAAGCGCCGCGCCGTGGCCTACTCGGATTGTAGCTTCGTCTTCGGCGTCCCCGAGATGCGGGTGCGCTCCCAGCAGTGCCGCGACCACACCAAGctctag